GCACATATATTACTGCCATCAAAATCGCACCTGTAGTAATATTTCCACCGAGTATGCCTCCTACCAGCTGCGTCGGTGCAAAAAGCAAATACGCAGCATATGCTATGTTCATCCCGATACAAATCTGCGTCCATCTGATCATTACTGCGCGGCTTCCCTTTTTCCCGGCAATCTTTGCTCCGATAATGGCAAATATAATGGATGGAAGCATTGCAGCTGCTGATAGAATTGAAGAAATCGCCATTGAACCAATCATAATTCCGTTAAGCATTGTCGATACAACTGCAGCTGATCCTATAGTCTGAGCAAGCTTATCCGAAGTCGCTGCCACAATAAATCTCTGAAGTTCCTTATTGTCCTTTATAAGTGCGACCATATCTTTAATGCCAGGTTTTGTATCAGATGAATCTGCAGACTTTATGCCCTCAAAATTTTCAGGAATGTCATATGGAGCTATTCCGATACATGCAAGAATGTAGAAAAACAATGATACGATAATTACTACAGCATTGTATGTTCCAAAATATTCTGTTCCCTGAATATTATTGAATCTTGGAAGAATCACAGCTGATGCAACTACGCCCATTATCATTGGAAGCAGGTATGCATAAGCCGTGCTCCACACCCCGATTGTAGGTCTTTGCTTGGGATCGTTCGTAAGAATACTCATGTTGATCTGTCCGGCTATGCTGACAAATGTATAACCGATAATATATATTGCGTAACACAGGATAAAATATGCGATACCTCTTCCTCCGGCTAGTTCGAGCTTTGGTCCAATGTTACACATAAGAGTTGTGGAAAGAGCCATTATCAACCATCCAAACATTATTGAAAAACGCACCTTTCCAAATTTTGAATTAAATCGTTCAAGAAAATATGCGATTATCGGATCTGTTATTCCATCAAGTAACCTTGATCCCGTAATGACAAGTCCTGTTACAGCAACCAAAATCCCGAAGTTTGCATTTCCGATGTAAGTTGCTCCGTTCATAAGCAGATAGAATGCCATCTGCCCGGCTCCCGTCATCATAGCTAGAGCTATATGCCAAGTCTTGGCTTTTTTATACATAACACCATTTTCTTCTCTTATCAGAGAGTTGTTTTTTGCCATCTGTATTCCCCTTTCAATTACTGGTCTTTTATTGACGAAAGCTTTCCTTCTTAGGCA
Above is a genomic segment from Butyrivibrio sp. AE3004 containing:
- a CDS encoding MFS transporter; its protein translation is MAKNNSLIREENGVMYKKAKTWHIALAMMTGAGQMAFYLLMNGATYIGNANFGILVAVTGLVITGSRLLDGITDPIIAYFLERFNSKFGKVRFSIMFGWLIMALSTTLMCNIGPKLELAGGRGIAYFILCYAIYIIGYTFVSIAGQINMSILTNDPKQRPTIGVWSTAYAYLLPMIMGVVASAVILPRFNNIQGTEYFGTYNAVVIIVSLFFYILACIGIAPYDIPENFEGIKSADSSDTKPGIKDMVALIKDNKELQRFIVAATSDKLAQTIGSAAVVSTMLNGIMIGSMAISSILSAAAMLPSIIFAIIGAKIAGKKGSRAVMIRWTQICIGMNIAYAAYLLFAPTQLVGGILGGNITTGAILMAVIYVLFNFGNNAVKMVVSVATSHLRMDVVDYEMDRSGKYMPATVSATYSFVDKIVSSFGATIATLCVGLIGYTTTAPQQGDPLTWGVKLMTVLLMIGFPIVGWICTLAAMKNSAITYEKMEEIQKNISNKKAAQMQNEYELKRDEEGKILRAL